The proteins below come from a single Crossiella sp. CA-258035 genomic window:
- a CDS encoding DUF2264 domain-containing protein — protein MRLPEEDRNLSPHTGFTRDHWVAAADGLLSAAWRWATPRGALLDLPGRPSGSGVRSDGLEGYARTFLAAAFRVAGQDGADPHGWIGRYAEGLAAGTATPGRADAESWPVIRDHDVQGQPMVESASVALGLRLTRRWLWDDLDPAVQDRAADWLHDSLTHVPAPNNWYFFPYAVAGFLESVGRADEHTRRARDRALELLETWYRGQGWYADGDGRAFDHYNGWALHLYPVLDQHLAGEGDTVHGARLREHLDGFSLLFAGNGAPIHFGRSLSYRFAAATAVGLGALTGHTPLRPGVSRRLMSGSLRYFLDRGALSEDGLLSLGWHGPHEPTLQHYSGPSSPYWASKSFVCLLAPPEHPLWTELEQPAPSEGPDRVVALPGPGFLVQSTRADGLVRLHNHGSDHVRPHEPESAAQDDPHYGRLAYSTHTGPTAKTNLADNHFSVLVGGVRSVRRRIRPLGAGGGGDWGWAASWHRPVFPAGPPMVPGLRVESLTVVQGQLELRVHRVVGAPHGAEVQLTGWATGADSEVRASLRGLHGWSAAEAVRAPLGTAYTRFAEVPRLVGAAGGSTLHVALATLSGTAEPLPVTEVTVAGDRIDLVWGQQGSRIRIELGAPVLSGEPAQPRVVVADR, from the coding sequence ATGAGACTGCCCGAGGAGGACCGGAACCTCAGTCCGCACACCGGTTTCACCCGTGACCACTGGGTCGCCGCGGCCGACGGGCTGCTCAGCGCGGCCTGGCGGTGGGCCACTCCGCGCGGGGCGCTGCTCGACCTGCCCGGCAGGCCCTCGGGCAGCGGGGTGCGCTCCGACGGACTGGAGGGCTACGCCCGCACCTTCCTGGCCGCCGCGTTCCGCGTGGCCGGACAGGATGGCGCGGACCCGCACGGCTGGATCGGCCGCTACGCCGAGGGCCTGGCCGCCGGTACCGCCACCCCCGGCCGCGCGGACGCCGAGTCCTGGCCGGTGATCCGCGATCACGACGTGCAGGGCCAGCCCATGGTCGAGTCCGCCTCGGTGGCCCTCGGCCTGCGGCTGACCCGGCGGTGGCTGTGGGACGACCTGGACCCGGCGGTGCAGGACCGGGCGGCGGACTGGCTGCACGACTCGCTGACCCACGTGCCCGCGCCCAACAACTGGTACTTCTTCCCCTACGCCGTGGCGGGGTTCCTGGAGTCGGTCGGCCGCGCCGACGAGCACACCCGGCGCGCCCGCGACCGGGCGCTGGAGCTGCTGGAGACCTGGTACCGAGGCCAGGGCTGGTACGCCGACGGCGACGGCCGTGCCTTCGACCATTACAACGGCTGGGCCCTGCACCTGTACCCGGTCCTGGACCAGCACCTGGCCGGCGAGGGCGACACGGTGCACGGCGCGCGGCTGCGCGAGCACCTGGACGGTTTCTCCCTGCTGTTCGCCGGTAACGGCGCGCCGATCCACTTCGGACGGTCGCTGTCCTACCGCTTCGCCGCCGCGACCGCGGTCGGCCTCGGCGCGCTCACCGGCCACACCCCGCTGCGCCCCGGGGTGTCCCGGCGGCTGATGAGCGGTTCACTGCGCTACTTCCTCGACCGCGGCGCGCTCAGCGAGGACGGCCTGCTCAGCCTGGGCTGGCACGGCCCGCACGAGCCCACCCTCCAGCACTACTCCGGCCCGTCATCCCCTTACTGGGCCTCGAAGTCCTTCGTCTGCCTGCTCGCGCCGCCGGAACATCCACTGTGGACGGAGCTGGAGCAGCCCGCGCCCAGCGAGGGACCGGACCGGGTGGTCGCGTTGCCCGGTCCCGGTTTTCTGGTGCAGAGCACGCGGGCCGATGGCCTGGTGCGGCTGCACAACCACGGCAGCGACCACGTCCGGCCGCACGAGCCCGAGTCGGCGGCGCAGGACGATCCGCACTACGGCAGGCTCGCCTACTCCACGCACACCGGCCCGACCGCCAAGACCAACCTGGCGGACAACCACTTCAGCGTGCTGGTCGGCGGTGTGCGCAGCGTCCGGCGGCGCATCCGCCCGTTGGGCGCCGGGGGAGGGGGCGACTGGGGCTGGGCGGCGTCCTGGCACCGGCCGGTGTTCCCGGCCGGGCCGCCGATGGTGCCCGGGTTGCGGGTGGAGAGCCTGACCGTGGTCCAAGGGCAACTTGAGCTGCGGGTGCACCGGGTGGTGGGTGCGCCGCACGGGGCCGAGGTGCAGCTGACCGGGTGGGCCACCGGGGCGGACTCCGAGGTGCGCGCCAGTTTGCGCGGACTGCACGGCTGGTCCGCGGCCGAGGCGGTGCGGGCCCCGCTGGGCACGGCCTACACCCGGTTCGCCGAGGTGCCCCGGCTGGTCGGCGCGGCAGGGGGCAGCACGCTGCACGTGGCCCTGGCGACGCTGAGCGGCACGGCAGAGCCCCTGCCGGTCACCGAGGTCACGGTGGCGGGGGACCGGATCGACCTGGTGTGGGGCCAGCAGGGCTCCCGGATCCGGATCGAGCTGGGCGCGCCGGTGCTCAGTGGCGAGCCCGCGCAACCCCGGGTGGTCGTTGCTGACCGTTGA
- a CDS encoding amino acid ABC transporter ATP-binding protein: MTDIRIQVRGLAKSFGDNEVLRDIDFESARGTSTVLLGPSGSGKTTLLRSLNALEVPERGVVRIDEVEVDFAKLPKGKAGRKEGSRLRAQSGMVFQAHNLFPHRTVLQNIIEGPVVAQRRPREEAEAEAKVLLDQVGLGDRAEAYPFQLSGGQQQRVGIARALALRPKVVLFDEPTSALDPELVGEVLAVIKDLATDGWTMVVVTHEIRFAEQVADQVLFLDGGVIVERGPSAQVIGDPREERTRRFLKRILDPG, from the coding sequence ATGACTGACATCCGCATCCAGGTGCGCGGGCTGGCGAAGTCCTTCGGGGACAACGAAGTCCTGCGCGACATCGACTTCGAGTCCGCGCGCGGCACCTCCACCGTCCTGTTGGGACCGTCCGGCTCGGGCAAGACCACCCTGCTGCGCTCGCTCAACGCGCTGGAGGTCCCCGAACGCGGTGTGGTCCGCATCGACGAGGTGGAAGTTGACTTCGCCAAGCTGCCCAAGGGCAAGGCCGGGCGCAAGGAGGGCAGCAGGCTGCGCGCGCAGAGCGGGATGGTGTTCCAGGCGCACAACCTGTTCCCGCACCGCACGGTCCTGCAGAACATCATCGAGGGCCCGGTGGTCGCGCAACGGCGTCCGCGCGAGGAAGCCGAGGCCGAGGCGAAGGTGTTGCTGGACCAGGTGGGTCTGGGCGATCGCGCGGAGGCCTACCCGTTCCAGCTCTCCGGCGGGCAGCAACAGCGGGTCGGCATCGCGCGGGCGCTGGCGCTCAGGCCGAAGGTGGTGCTCTTCGACGAGCCGACCTCGGCGCTGGACCCGGAGCTGGTCGGCGAGGTGCTGGCGGTGATCAAGGACCTGGCCACGGACGGCTGGACCATGGTCGTCGTCACACACGAGATCCGCTTCGCCGAACAGGTGGCCGACCAGGTCCTGTTCCTCGACGGCGGCGTGATCGTCGAGCGCGGCCCCAGCGCCCAGGTGATCGGAGATCCGCGAGAGGAGCGCACCCGGCGCTTCCTCAAGCGGATCCTCGATCCCGGCTGA
- a CDS encoding ABC transporter substrate-binding protein/permease has protein sequence MRHVLRGTVLLLLLLVVTAVPVSAATAQPVVRVGTEGTYPPFSFHDPRSQQLTGYDIEVVKAIADRAGWRLEFVETQWDAIFPALDARRIDLIANQVSANEERKAKYGLSATYAFSHGVIVRRTGDTSINSLADLKGRTTAQSSTSNWAKVAREAGAKVEAVEGFAQAAALLAQGRVDAIVNDNIAVLDYLASTGSTAVEIAGKAGDKTSEQVLTFRKDEQSLLSQADQAIAALKADGTLGGISRKYFKSDVSVPDGGSADLSQGRGHRSTWEVVASTAWPMFVGLVEVTIPLTALSFAIGLVLALLVALARISPYRVLAGLARAFISIIRGTPLLLQLFIVFYGLPQLGLKFPPFTAAVIAFSLNVAGYAAEVIRSAILSVPKGQFEAAATIGLGYSLTLRRIVLPQAARTAVPPLSNTLLSLVKDTSLGSVVLLTELFRQSQLAAAESNEFLALYSFAGLYYWLICVGLSAAQKRLEIRLNRYVAA, from the coding sequence ATGCGACACGTGCTCAGGGGCACGGTGCTGTTGCTGCTGTTGCTGGTCGTCACGGCGGTGCCGGTGAGCGCGGCGACCGCGCAGCCGGTGGTCCGGGTGGGCACCGAGGGGACCTATCCGCCGTTCTCCTTCCACGATCCGCGCTCGCAGCAGCTCACCGGCTACGACATCGAGGTGGTCAAGGCCATCGCGGACCGGGCGGGCTGGCGGCTGGAGTTCGTGGAGACCCAGTGGGACGCGATCTTCCCGGCGCTGGACGCGCGGCGGATCGACCTGATCGCCAACCAGGTCTCGGCGAACGAGGAGCGCAAGGCCAAGTACGGGCTCTCGGCCACCTACGCCTTCTCCCACGGCGTGATCGTCCGCCGCACCGGCGACACCAGCATCAACTCACTCGCCGACCTCAAAGGGCGCACCACCGCGCAGTCCAGCACCAGCAACTGGGCCAAGGTGGCCCGCGAGGCCGGCGCGAAGGTCGAGGCAGTGGAAGGATTCGCGCAGGCGGCGGCGTTGCTGGCGCAGGGCCGGGTGGACGCGATCGTCAACGACAACATCGCCGTGCTCGACTACCTGGCCAGCACCGGCTCCACCGCGGTGGAGATCGCCGGGAAGGCCGGGGACAAGACCAGCGAGCAGGTGCTGACCTTCCGCAAGGACGAGCAGTCGTTGCTTTCCCAGGCAGACCAGGCGATCGCCGCGCTCAAGGCCGACGGCACCCTCGGCGGCATCTCGCGGAAGTACTTCAAGTCCGACGTCTCGGTGCCCGACGGCGGCAGCGCCGACCTCTCCCAGGGACGCGGGCACCGCAGCACCTGGGAGGTGGTGGCCAGCACCGCGTGGCCGATGTTCGTCGGGCTGGTCGAGGTGACGATTCCGTTGACCGCGTTGAGCTTCGCCATCGGGCTGGTGCTCGCGCTGCTGGTCGCGCTGGCCCGGATCTCGCCCTACCGGGTGCTGGCCGGGCTGGCCAGGGCGTTCATCTCGATCATCCGCGGCACCCCGCTGCTGTTGCAGCTGTTCATCGTCTTCTACGGACTGCCGCAGCTCGGGCTGAAGTTCCCGCCGTTCACCGCGGCGGTGATCGCCTTCAGCCTCAACGTGGCCGGGTACGCCGCGGAGGTCATCCGCTCGGCGATCCTGTCGGTGCCCAAGGGCCAGTTCGAGGCGGCGGCCACCATCGGGCTGGGTTATTCCCTTACCCTGCGCCGGATCGTGCTGCCGCAGGCGGCCAGGACCGCGGTGCCGCCGCTGTCCAACACCCTGCTCTCCCTGGTCAAGGACACCTCGCTGGGCTCGGTGGTGCTGCTGACCGAGCTGTTCCGCCAGTCCCAGCTCGCCGCGGCCGAGAGCAACGAGTTCCTCGCCCTGTACTCCTTCGCCGGGCTGTACTACTGGCTGATCTGCGTCGGGCTCTCCGCCGCGCAGAAACGACTGGAGATCCGACTGAACAGGTACGTGGCCGCATGA
- a CDS encoding LacI family DNA-binding transcriptional regulator, producing MIGRPPTLDEVAQRAGVSTGTVSRVLNNAQHVSQRARQAVERAVEELGYVPNTAARSLAARRRGAVVLAISSEDPALFANLFFAEVITGVNAVIEETDLQLLLVLAASQRGQDRFGRVLASRATDGVLLLALRERDPLARLAADSGLPVVFGGQPLGHTPRFYVDADNRGGARLAAEHLISLGRTRIATITAGTDQQAAQARHLGFREALALAGLPADRLAHGDFTEAGGAAAMAALLAGHPDLDAVFVASDEMAAGALTVLREHGRRVPEDVAVVGFNDIVTAQHTQPALTTVRQPIEALGREMTRMLIRLMNGEEPTSLILPTELIRRASA from the coding sequence ATGATCGGTCGGCCACCCACCCTTGACGAGGTGGCCCAGCGCGCGGGCGTGTCCACCGGCACGGTGTCCCGGGTGCTGAACAACGCCCAGCACGTCAGCCAGCGGGCGCGGCAGGCGGTCGAACGGGCGGTCGAGGAGCTCGGCTACGTGCCCAACACCGCGGCCCGCTCGCTGGCGGCGCGGCGGCGGGGCGCGGTGGTGCTGGCCATCTCCAGCGAGGACCCCGCCCTGTTCGCGAACCTGTTCTTCGCCGAGGTGATCACCGGTGTGAACGCGGTGATCGAGGAGACCGACCTGCAACTGCTGCTGGTCCTGGCCGCCTCCCAGCGCGGCCAGGACCGCTTCGGCCGCGTGCTGGCCTCCCGCGCCACCGACGGTGTGCTGCTGCTGGCCCTGCGCGAGCGGGACCCGCTGGCCAGGCTGGCCGCCGACAGCGGCCTGCCGGTGGTCTTCGGCGGCCAGCCGCTGGGCCACACCCCCCGGTTCTACGTGGACGCGGACAACCGCGGCGGCGCCCGGCTGGCCGCCGAACACCTGATCTCCCTTGGCCGCACCAGGATCGCCACCATCACCGCGGGCACCGACCAGCAGGCCGCCCAGGCCCGCCACCTCGGCTTCCGCGAGGCCCTCGCGCTGGCCGGACTACCGGCCGACCGGTTGGCGCACGGTGACTTCACCGAGGCCGGTGGCGCCGCCGCGATGGCCGCGCTGCTGGCCGGGCACCCGGACCTGGACGCGGTGTTCGTTGCCTCGGACGAGATGGCCGCGGGCGCGCTGACCGTGTTGCGCGAGCACGGCCGCCGGGTGCCCGAGGACGTGGCGGTGGTGGGGTTCAACGACATCGTCACCGCCCAGCACACCCAACCGGCGCTGACCACGGTGCGCCAGCCGATCGAGGCGCTGGGCCGGGAGATGACCAGGATGCTGATCAGGTTGATGAACGGCGAGGAACCGACCTCGCTGATCCTGCCCACCGAGCTCATCCGCCGCGCCTCGGCCTAG
- a CDS encoding glycoside hydrolase family 9 protein: MPITRRLATVLLLPVLLTGLAPPAHAQPYQRVLNGGFDQGKTSWWSSANTPARVEAGRLCADIPAGTTNPWDAMIGQNDIPVEAGQPYTLRFTASGKAAIRVSLRLIPPPGTSTLNQQVTLTETPRTFEFTGLSTVASRHAQVSFQAGGATAPYVLCLDDISLTGGVIPPGGGWHYGSAVRVNQHGYPAGGRKQASIVDSATQPKPWQVRDAAGAVVASGQTRVHGQDAASRDHVHLADFSALRTLGTGYTLAVGGQVSLPFDLLARPYENLRRDALHYFFHNRSGIPIEAAHVGAAHARPAGHLDIAPNRGDTAVPCLPGTCDYTLDVRGGWYDAGDHGKYVVNGALAAWQLLDLYERSRARGDATGLRDGLLRIPEQRNGVPDVLDEARWQLEFLLRTQVPAGKPLAGMAHHKIHDLAWTGHPMLPHLDPQPRYLHPPSTAATLNLAAAAARCARIWTTWDQAFAQRCRNAADTAWRAARAHPDRFAPKESVGGGPYEDNQVADEFSWAAAELHATTGDPGYLRHIGSTLTPAGFSWRDTAALTDLTIVRHPLRFPLDRVAAARQRLRSVADGFVRAQGAQGYPNTGEYVWGSTSSTANNAVIIATAFDLTGEARYRDAVLASLDYLLGRNALNQSFVTGYGERDSRNQHHRHWANQLDPTLPNPPPGSLAGGPNPSLEDPAAQQNLPGCAPAKCYLDDIGSYSTNEVAINWNSALAWVTAFADTR, from the coding sequence ATGCCCATCACCCGCAGGCTCGCCACCGTGCTGCTGCTGCCCGTGCTGCTGACCGGTCTGGCCCCGCCCGCGCACGCCCAGCCCTACCAGCGTGTGCTCAACGGCGGCTTCGACCAGGGCAAGACCTCGTGGTGGAGCAGCGCGAACACGCCAGCCAGGGTCGAGGCCGGGCGGCTCTGCGCCGACATCCCCGCGGGCACGACCAACCCGTGGGACGCCATGATCGGCCAGAACGACATCCCGGTGGAGGCCGGGCAGCCCTACACCCTGCGCTTCACCGCCAGCGGCAAGGCGGCCATCCGGGTCAGCCTGCGACTGATCCCGCCACCGGGCACCAGCACGCTCAACCAACAGGTCACCCTGACCGAGACACCGAGGACCTTCGAGTTCACCGGACTGTCCACAGTGGCCAGCCGGCACGCCCAGGTCTCCTTCCAGGCCGGAGGCGCCACCGCGCCCTACGTCCTGTGCCTGGACGACATCTCACTCACCGGCGGGGTGATCCCGCCCGGCGGCGGCTGGCACTACGGCTCCGCGGTCCGGGTCAACCAGCACGGCTACCCGGCCGGCGGCCGCAAACAAGCATCCATTGTGGACAGTGCGACGCAGCCCAAACCCTGGCAGGTCCGCGATGCCGCCGGCGCGGTGGTGGCCAGCGGCCAGACCAGGGTGCACGGCCAGGACGCCGCCTCCCGCGACCACGTGCACCTGGCCGACTTCTCCGCGCTGCGCACCCTGGGCACCGGCTACACCCTGGCGGTGGGGGGCCAGGTCAGCCTGCCCTTCGACCTGCTGGCCCGGCCGTATGAGAACCTGCGCCGGGACGCGCTGCACTACTTCTTCCACAACCGCAGCGGCATCCCGATCGAGGCCGCCCACGTGGGCGCGGCGCACGCCCGACCGGCCGGGCACCTGGACATCGCGCCGAACCGGGGCGACACCGCGGTGCCCTGCCTGCCCGGCACCTGCGACTACACCCTGGACGTGCGCGGCGGCTGGTACGACGCGGGCGACCACGGCAAGTACGTGGTCAACGGCGCGCTGGCCGCCTGGCAGCTGCTGGACCTCTACGAACGCTCCCGTGCCCGCGGGGACGCCACCGGTCTGCGCGATGGCCTGCTGCGCATTCCCGAGCAGCGCAACGGTGTGCCGGACGTGCTCGACGAGGCCCGCTGGCAGCTGGAGTTCCTGCTGCGCACGCAGGTGCCCGCGGGCAAACCCCTCGCGGGCATGGCGCACCACAAGATCCACGACCTGGCCTGGACCGGGCACCCGATGCTGCCGCACCTGGACCCGCAGCCGCGCTACCTGCACCCGCCGTCCACCGCCGCCACCCTGAACCTGGCCGCGGCCGCCGCCCGCTGCGCCCGGATCTGGACGACCTGGGACCAGGCCTTCGCCCAGCGCTGCCGCAACGCCGCGGACACCGCCTGGCGGGCCGCCCGCGCCCACCCGGACCGGTTCGCGCCGAAGGAGAGCGTCGGCGGCGGTCCCTACGAGGACAACCAGGTCGCCGACGAGTTCTCCTGGGCCGCGGCCGAGCTGCACGCCACCACCGGCGATCCCGGCTACCTGCGGCACATCGGCAGCACGCTCACCCCGGCCGGGTTCTCCTGGCGGGACACCGCGGCCCTGACCGACCTGACCATCGTGCGCCACCCGCTGCGCTTTCCCCTCGACCGCGTGGCGGCCGCCCGCCAACGCCTCCGGTCGGTGGCCGATGGCTTCGTGCGGGCCCAGGGCGCGCAGGGCTACCCCAACACCGGCGAGTACGTGTGGGGCTCCACCAGCTCCACCGCCAACAACGCGGTGATCATCGCCACCGCCTTCGACCTGACCGGCGAGGCCCGCTACCGGGACGCGGTGCTGGCGTCCCTGGACTACCTGCTGGGCCGCAACGCGCTCAACCAGTCCTTCGTCACCGGCTACGGCGAGCGGGACAGCCGCAACCAGCACCACCGGCACTGGGCCAACCAGCTCGACCCCACGCTGCCCAACCCGCCGCCCGGCTCGCTGGCCGGTGGCCCCAACCCCAGCCTGGAGGACCCGGCGGCGCAACAGAACCTGCCCGGCTGCGCCCCGGCCAAGTGCTACCTCGACGACATCGGCTCCTACTCCACCAACGAGGTGGCCATCAACTGGAACTCCGCCCTCGCCTGGGTGACGGCCTTCGCCGACACCCGCTGA
- a CDS encoding serine hydrolase domain-containing protein, with the protein MTTRRLALIAATLLAVSACAQPPLPAPPTVHPLQQQLDTAVREGIPGVQVVITDLDRSPRVLRAGTGDPAFGEPVPDNARVPIGGSSETFTATVVMQLVHEGRVRLDQRVENGATVRELLQRPGGSAELGKLVERVTDRSMGTEIANRIGYRLGLSGTDFPVTTAVDLNKFWTALLHGNLLPPQRLAEMKRDGLGLRRPPNTCGREVWGHRGTAPDFTAGGVTAGGRAVTITFHHLGDRAETATARIVDAAWCAN; encoded by the coding sequence GTGACCACCCGCCGACTCGCGCTGATCGCGGCCACCCTGCTCGCCGTGTCCGCCTGCGCCCAGCCACCGCTACCCGCCCCGCCGACGGTGCACCCTCTGCAACAGCAGCTCGACACGGCCGTCCGGGAAGGCATCCCCGGTGTCCAGGTGGTGATCACCGATCTTGATCGCAGTCCCCGGGTCCTGCGCGCGGGCACCGGCGATCCGGCCTTCGGCGAGCCGGTGCCGGACAACGCGCGGGTGCCCATCGGCGGCAGCAGCGAGACGTTCACCGCCACCGTGGTCATGCAGCTGGTGCACGAGGGCCGGGTCCGGCTGGACCAGCGCGTCGAGAACGGGGCCACGGTCCGCGAGCTGCTCCAGCGTCCCGGCGGGTCCGCTGAGCTCGGCAAGCTCGTCGAGCGCGTCACCGACCGGTCGATGGGGACGGAGATCGCCAACCGGATCGGCTACCGGCTCGGCCTCTCCGGCACCGACTTCCCGGTGACCACCGCCGTCGACCTGAACAAGTTCTGGACCGCCCTGCTGCACGGCAACCTGCTGCCACCGCAACGACTTGCCGAGATGAAGCGCGACGGCCTCGGTCTGCGCCGCCCGCCGAACACCTGCGGCCGCGAGGTCTGGGGCCACCGGGGCACGGCACCCGACTTCACCGCCGGAGGCGTGACCGCCGGGGGCCGGGCCGTGACGATCACCTTCCACCACCTGGGCGACCGCGCGGAGACGGCGACGGCGAGGATCGTGGACGCGGCCTGGTGCGCGAACTGA
- a CDS encoding FAD-dependent monooxygenase, with protein sequence MTVDVVIAGGGPNGLMLAAELGLAGIRSVVLESLPEPSQEPKANGLLGQVVRLVDHRGLHEPLTGSPEPPRPNNGYFMFAALPLDLSGLSPSPVHNLPAPQQKIVGVLTDRAAELGAEIRWGHRITGLTQDEDGVTVEVDGPEGGYQLTARYLVGADGAHSVVRKLLGIGFPGLAQDRATSRTAHAEVPADWVDAATGALHVPGFGVVRPFLPVRTEHGGFSYAPLPGQPAIVSTAEWDQPPAEDPMTLAELQASARRVLGADLPLRPAPGGTLLRRLPGSHTRVADRYRQGRVFLVGDAAHVFAAGGQGLNIGLTDAVNLGWKLAAALRGQAPPGLLDSYESERRPAALRVSLLSQAQSALLAPGAEVTALRELFGELLGHPSTVRHLAELIAGSDIRYDTGDTHPLSGRFVPDLDLDGPRVAELARTGRPLLLNLTGDEDPALIPQWTDRVDVITARCPNAPAALLIRPDGYVAWAADELDPVARQALSAALTRWVGEARR encoded by the coding sequence ATGACGGTGGACGTGGTGATCGCCGGGGGCGGCCCGAACGGGCTGATGCTGGCCGCCGAGCTGGGCCTGGCCGGGATCCGGTCGGTGGTGCTGGAGAGCCTGCCCGAACCCAGCCAGGAACCCAAGGCCAACGGACTGCTCGGTCAGGTGGTCCGGCTGGTGGACCACCGGGGGCTGCACGAGCCGCTGACCGGCAGCCCGGAACCACCGCGCCCCAACAACGGCTACTTCATGTTCGCCGCCCTGCCCCTCGACCTCAGCGGCCTGTCCCCCAGCCCGGTGCACAACCTGCCCGCGCCACAGCAGAAGATCGTCGGCGTGCTGACCGACCGGGCGGCGGAGCTGGGCGCGGAGATCCGCTGGGGGCACCGGATCACCGGCCTGACCCAGGACGAGGACGGCGTCACCGTCGAGGTCGACGGACCGGAGGGCGGCTACCAGCTCACCGCCCGCTACCTGGTCGGCGCGGACGGCGCGCACAGCGTCGTGCGCAAGCTGCTCGGCATCGGCTTCCCCGGCCTCGCGCAGGACCGCGCCACCAGCAGGACCGCCCACGCCGAGGTGCCCGCGGACTGGGTCGATGCGGCCACCGGCGCCCTGCACGTGCCCGGATTTGGCGTGGTGCGGCCGTTCCTGCCGGTGCGCACCGAACACGGCGGCTTCTCCTACGCCCCACTGCCCGGTCAGCCCGCGATCGTCAGCACCGCCGAATGGGACCAGCCGCCTGCCGAGGACCCGATGACCCTGGCCGAGCTCCAGGCCAGCGCCCGCCGAGTGCTCGGCGCGGACCTGCCACTGCGCCCGGCCCCCGGCGGCACCCTGCTGCGCAGGCTCCCCGGCAGCCACACCCGGGTCGCCGACCGGTACCGGCAGGGCCGGGTGTTCCTGGTCGGCGACGCCGCGCACGTCTTCGCCGCGGGCGGGCAGGGCCTCAACATCGGCCTGACCGACGCGGTGAACCTGGGCTGGAAGCTCGCCGCCGCACTGCGCGGCCAGGCCCCGCCCGGCCTGCTGGACAGCTACGAGTCCGAACGCCGCCCGGCCGCCCTCCGGGTGAGCCTGCTGTCCCAGGCCCAGTCCGCGCTGCTGGCCCCCGGCGCGGAGGTCACCGCGCTGCGCGAGCTGTTCGGCGAACTGCTCGGCCACCCGAGCACCGTGCGCCACCTGGCCGAGCTGATCGCGGGCTCGGACATCCGTTACGACACCGGCGATACCCATCCGCTGTCCGGCCGTTTTGTCCCCGACCTGGACCTCGACGGCCCTCGCGTGGCCGAACTGGCCAGGACCGGACGGCCCCTGCTGCTGAACCTCACCGGCGACGAGGACCCAGCGCTCATTCCACAGTGGACAGACCGGGTGGACGTCATCACCGCCCGCTGCCCGAACGCGCCGGCCGCCCTGCTCATCCGCCCGGACGGCTACGTCGCCTGGGCCGCCGACGAGCTGGATCCCGTTGCCCGCCAAGCACTCTCGGCCGCCCTCACCCGCTGGGTCGGCGAGGCCCGCCGGTGA
- a CDS encoding TetR family transcriptional regulator gives MDDLGLRERKKRQTRLALSQAAIRLTVARGWESVTIEDIAAEADVSVRTFRNYFGGKAEAVAASQLDRGLRIAAELRERPAAEPLWTALTEVVRAQYATPPVAGPEPERDERWLSGLRAVLAVPAVQAEVQRANLLAQEELAAAIAERAGLGAEEVYPRLVAAVVGAGSSVAVAQWLRADPLGSVVPVLDEVFDHIRAGLPVPAKGDA, from the coding sequence ATGGATGACCTGGGGTTGCGCGAGCGGAAGAAGCGGCAGACCCGGCTCGCGCTGAGCCAGGCCGCGATCCGGCTGACCGTGGCGCGGGGCTGGGAGTCGGTGACCATCGAGGACATCGCCGCGGAGGCGGACGTCTCGGTGCGCACCTTCCGCAACTACTTCGGCGGCAAGGCCGAGGCGGTCGCGGCCAGCCAGCTGGACCGCGGCCTGCGGATCGCGGCCGAGCTGCGCGAACGACCGGCGGCGGAACCGCTGTGGACCGCGCTGACCGAGGTGGTGCGCGCCCAGTACGCCACCCCGCCGGTGGCCGGACCGGAACCGGAACGGGACGAGCGCTGGCTGAGTGGGTTGCGCGCGGTGCTGGCGGTGCCCGCGGTGCAGGCCGAGGTGCAGCGGGCGAACCTGCTGGCCCAGGAGGAACTGGCCGCGGCGATCGCCGAACGGGCCGGGCTCGGGGCGGAGGAGGTGTACCCGCGGCTGGTCGCGGCCGTGGTCGGCGCGGGCAGCTCGGTGGCGGTGGCCCAGTGGCTGCGCGCCGATCCGCTCGGCTCGGTGGTCCCGGTGCTGGACGAGGTGTTCGACCACATCCGGGCCGGGTTGCCCGTGCCCGCCAAGGGGGATGCGTGA
- a CDS encoding GNAT family N-acetyltransferase, with the protein MDQLALPLRLTGHGLVLREWADTDHQAMIDVLDSPEVARNTPVPFPFDPVAYLAMIRRTRAEDGRLHLAITTDGETPLGLAFLAPARAEAGYVIGRAHRGQGLAVRTTRLLTEFGHHTLGLPELRLRIRTDNAPSQGVARAAGYQLVEGEPERLERGGEVAFLEVWRHRSD; encoded by the coding sequence GTGGACCAGCTGGCCCTGCCCCTGCGACTGACCGGCCACGGCCTGGTCCTGCGCGAGTGGGCGGACACCGACCACCAGGCCATGATCGACGTGCTGGACAGCCCCGAGGTCGCGCGGAACACCCCGGTGCCGTTCCCGTTCGACCCGGTGGCGTACCTGGCGATGATCCGCCGCACCCGCGCCGAGGACGGCCGCCTGCACCTGGCCATCACCACCGACGGCGAGACCCCGCTCGGCTTGGCCTTCCTGGCCCCGGCCCGGGCCGAGGCCGGGTACGTCATCGGCCGCGCGCACCGCGGTCAGGGCCTGGCCGTGCGCACCACCCGGCTGCTCACCGAGTTCGGCCACCACACCCTGGGCCTGCCGGAGCTGCGCCTGCGCATCCGCACCGACAACGCGCCCAGTCAGGGCGTCGCCCGCGCCGCCGGGTACCAGCTCGTGGAAGGCGAGCCCGAACGGCTGGAACGCGGTGGCGAGGTCGCGTTCCTGGAGGTCTGGCGTCACCGCTCGGACTGA